Genomic DNA from Cucumis melo cultivar AY chromosome 10, USDA_Cmelo_AY_1.0, whole genome shotgun sequence:
TGGCTTAGCTTGCTTCAAGCTATTTCATGAAAGTACTGATCCTTCTCTAGAAGAAAAAAGACTACTCGAGGCTTTAAAGGAGTTGACCCGAGATCTAAATTCATGAGTTTTGGACCCAAGGGCTTGATCTTGATTTTCATACTTTTCCCTTTATCTGACTATTCAATCCCGCTCCATGGGGACCTACGTTCTTCTACTATTACGAGCATTCACTGACTCCTATTTATGAAAGAGGGTGCCGAGACAACTTCCTCTGCATTTTCTGCTCTGTGGGCTTCACTCTGCTCGCCTTGCCTCcgcttcatcttcttctctttaAGTAAGGGGTAGGGATTGAAAGTCACCTTTATATTGAAGTTGCCTTATTTATCATCGAGATTCGATCGATCGAAGAAGCGCAAGAACTGCTTTACTTTATCTTCTTCAGGAATGCAGAAACTGATCctaaaagattgagaaaaaagaGGTAGATAGGCTAGAGCACCCTTTGACCCTATTTCTTAGAAGAATCCATGATTTAGAGAGTAGTTTTTCCTTATACCTTCTTTGATGCATGTTAAGAAGAATGGAATCAGGCTACTGAAAGAAGAAGAGCAGGCGCAACCATCCTTTTTTTCGATCCTTTAATTCCTCCACCCCACCCATTAGCCTCTTATGAAGTTAGTCTTCCGAAACCTCGATGGTCTTCAACGGGCACAGGGAACCCTCCTTTTGGTGTGAGGCTAGGGTTTAACTTGAGGGTTTCATTCCATCAAGAGTCCAAGAAAAGTGAAATGGATAAAAACAAGTCCTTCGTCCAAAACTTCATATGGTAGATTTTGCTatctaagggctccttcacagttgcttcgcttcgcgccttcgcaaattctttgctcctttcCAGTCACTTCtcaacctttgttcattgattcaacTTGAATATTAGactccttttagtcgagccATCGTTTAATAAGAAAAAGTCCTTCGAAAATTATTTACTCTTAACGAAGGTTCCTCTCCTGTAACTCGAGCTGCTttctgtcacaccccctcccagaCTACTTGCTAGCTTAGCCTGAAAGATGGCATGAAGCTAACTGACATCGCTCTCCTTTAAAGAATATCTGTCGACTCTACTAAACTCTTAAACCTGATAAACATGCTAATcttttttataaactattttacatgcaacacaatacagcggaacctagactaatcatagaCATACATGAAGTGCAACCCTGAAATAACTAGCTAATTTAGCAAGTAAACCTAatggagacaccttaaccaagaacataaccaacaaaggtttatacGATTGCAACACctagagcttacacaaactgtagagtatctatatcttacaaagacatatacaacataacaaAACAGACACTATGTACATCTCcaaccacgtactggcaatcgatatgGGAGCTTTAGCAAACTAAGGTAGTCTATCAGGTACTAGGAGCTTGATCTTTACCTGGAAAGTGGGAAAGACATTTTGGAATGGTAAGCTATAaaactcagtgagtgactcgatttaaaactataaatttacagataagagcacgtgaaaactttacacatataaatatgtttaatcaagtcataaatataaacgtataataataagaatagctttctcaaatactcagcatgtacgATATTGAAATCTAGTAAGGCATATCAAATATATCataacattttaactaacatgaaaaatctacgttgtgtaggacACGCCCAGTACATTCAAcatttacaagctctacgatgtagtggggcccatctaacactcacgacaacatcattgttacggagtacactcacgtcaacaacgaaatctaacctaTGTGCACACGGTACAATATAGCTTCGGGCTTAACATCTCAGTCATGTAATAGAAACATAAAAAAACCAtacgaaaacattaaaacatgtctgctatctttatctttcatAAAGCTCAAGCTTACCTAGATTGTTTGTGGAAAACTAAAACTCTAAAACAATACTTGCTTAAAATGATATGATTTCAACTATTTTTCAGAAAGTTGATAATAACgtgctcatatataaatttcatcttAAAACTTAAGCTTGAACTTATGCTTCCAACCTTTCATAGAAATCATCACTATTCATAGAAATATAATTATAGATAACAGTTTAGTAATTTGTTTTGTCACTCAGAACCTTAGGCTAGTTCCTTGGTGTGTAGACTCGACTTATTTCCTCTTTACTtgtcaaacaaaccaaaacTAAGCGTCAAAACTTTATATCATCTAGTATATTAATTCTAACTTTTGATGACGCACAAACGATGACATTCAACTATTTTAAACTTAAGCGTAAAAGtgtattttttctatttctctAGAATTTTCTAGATTTAATAGCTTAACTTCAAACATTCATAACATTTTCAATACTTCACAAAAATTAAtgtactttatatcaaactattCCTTTTTAACTCCTCTACGACTTACTTGAAGGAAGGAAAATGAGATTCCCAAGAGATTGCTACAGAAATGGCTTGAAACAAAGAGAGTTCAAAAATTGAGTCTCCTGCTATCCCCTGATTTACTCTTGAAATTAAGTTTATTTCCAATCATATTTAACTCACGCTTTCTACATAAAAGTTGTAGAAAATTTCATAAGCTTTTGAACCATACCTAATATAGCTTCTAACTACCTCTGTACGATCTAGAAAACGTAAAAATCCAGAGCATTCACGAATTTGCACCCAAATTTATGACCTAAATGACTCTACGGAAAACACCAATCTAAAATCAGATTTTGCTCATGTTCCTTCACAAAACTTGTTGGAAATTGAATGAACTTTCTAAAACAACAAATCTCACGTTCTAATTCTTTTTGAGGAGTTTAAACCGATGCAAAAATTTGAAGATGTCTATGTGAATTCATTCTATCCAGAAATTGAATTGAGCTTGATGTTCCTCATCCTCTTCAACCttcaaattacaaaataattGCTTCCAATCTTTAAAAATATTATGTCAACATAGAGCTAAAGTTGAAGAATCAAAAGTGATGAGAAATGAGGGAGAAGAGATCTTTGGCGGTAGAGAAGATGAATGAGAAAAACATTTTGCCAAATGGCATCTAACGTTCAACCGGGACCATCAGCTCGTTCCCCTCCTTCATCGCCACTTCCATTTGCTTTGATTGGTGCTCATGAATCTGTTCCTGATGATTTTACTGGTGATATTTCTGCTGCACCTGTGGGTCAACCTAATGATCGACAAGATGAGGATGAGGTGGAACCTCAACACCCTAATATCTGCACTGAAGAAGTTCCTACCAATGATGATGACAATCCTGCTGTTCCACCTTCTTCTGCTGAGATCTTCGTTGCATCTAAGCTAGCAAAGAGGAAATCTCAACAAAAAAGGTGTAATATAACTACCAAAACCGGTAGGAATAAGATCCTCCAAATATTCCTTTTGTCCCCATTGATGGAATATCCTTTCATCATGAAGAGAATGTCTAGCGTTGGAAGTTCGTGGTGCAGTGAATGATAGCTGATGAGGTAAATGTTTATGACAAACATCAATCCTGTATGAGTATTATGGACCTTATTGAAAGGGCTGATTTAACAAAAACTATTTCGAATGTCGATCCATTTTATCCCCAGCTTATTAGGGAGTTTATAGTTAATTTGCCTAATGAATTTAATGATCCAAGTAGCCCGGATTATCAAACGATTCATATTCGGGGGTTCAAATTTGTGATTTCTTCTACTGTGATTAACGGGTTTTTAGGGAATGTTATTGATGTTGACTATTCTTCATCGTCTCCTTCCACTGATGTTCTGACTTCTATCTTATCTGGTGGGACTTTGTCCACATGGCCTATCAATGGAATTCCTGCAGTCGCTCTCAGCATCAAATATGCCATTTTGCATAAGATTGACATTGCTAATTGGTTCCCCTCTTCTCATGCCTTCAGTGTATCTTCTACCTTATAAACATTTTTGTATCGAATCTGTAATGATAATAAGGTGGATACGGGTGCGTTCATTTACAATCAGTTGTTAAGACATTGGCTCGTTTGGGGTCAAGACCCTCATTGCTCTTTCGCGATTCTTCTCAAATCTGTTACTTCACTTAAATGGAGTTGTGCTCATTGCAGCTGATACTCCTGGACCTGACCCTAAAACATTAGCCCCTTAGCTACAGACTATTTCAGGGCAGTCATGTGCCTGATATTGATCATGATGTGCATCTATCTCGTGGCCCGCGCGTTTTCAATACTAGTGACTGGGATGAGTCTGTTGAAGGTTTCTTTGTTAATCGTGAGTTAGCTGCCCGTATTGTTAATGATTTTATTGTTGAATCTCATGCATTAACTAACTCCATCAATCTGTCGTCTGAACAACAGTTGGAGATTGATGCTTTCATTCGACACTTGAAGACTTTTACTCCATCTACTAGTCGTAGGGAGTCAACTACtgattgatgtattttttttctggtTCAAAAGGGGAGTGTGGGTGCTTGTGGGTGTAGAGTGCTGTCACTCATGTTAGGTTGGTTTGTTGTTCTTTTGATGGTCTGTTGTTTTTAGTGATAGAAGTAGTTGACTAAATATTTCGTCCTCTGTTATGTGaagttttttgtttgaaatgaaTGAATCAGTTTCATTAAGTGCTGAAGTTTGTGGTATGCGACACATTGATTAAGTGTTGACTTATTTTGACTTGTGTGGAAGTATTGTGTTGAACCTGAAAAGAAATTCCTTTTAGACAAAATGGGGAGTTtattgaagattttgtctaaaatatttcttttatggaatatctttgactaaatatctttgattaatgaattaattaaaagatgagatatatctttgattaatgaattaattaaagaatgagatatttaaaGGATAAAAGATTTTACATTATCTTAGGAATCTTATTAATTGtccttaaaagaaaagaagatttatatatacatacatacatatatttatactgtatagaataatttcaaaaatggaaaaaatctACGGCTCTACAAtgagaaataccaaaaataccctaaTCAACATGTGATTAATCGACCACACACGTGGACAAGTAGTATTCTTCTAAACAATTGTGTGCTACTGTCTAAATGAATGATTTACGATCATTTAGGTCATAATATATGATCatatagttctttttaatgatgaggaaaaaaactttaaatttaaacaatcgtgttgaccatgctaaacgatcgtgttgaccaaggcaaacaatcgtgttgattatGATAAGCGATCATGTAGTCCAATGCAAATGatcgttaaaaacttcaaatctaatgatcgtgttaaccatggtaaatgatcgtgttgaccatggtaagtgatcgtttagatcatatcaacacgatcatgtagttcattttaaacgatggaaaaaatacttcaaatttaaaagatcgtgttgactaggataaatgatcgtgttgatcatttaaaatgatatagaaatgatcttgatattttcgaatatgagaaagatgaaaaagaatattgaaataatcatgaaatagattcaaagaatcttgtcgaaaatgatgaagaagaaatagaggatttaaatagaagaataaatcatttaaaaataaaagaaaaaaaatctggAAGAGGAGATTAAAAAATTTGTAAGAGAATAAATCacatagaagaaaaaaagaagaaagagaaccGAGAAATTGTCTGTAATATTCAAGAgcaaatttgaaaattatagaaatattttatgggcttttctttttttgctatacgggatataaatattttggtgttttattatatttatggaAATTAaccaataatatatataacaaattgaAAGTGGGGATTTGAACTTGAAATCTCTAGTCCTTGTTATATATATTAGTTGAGTTAAATTTTCATCAAGGAAAACAAACAATAATTAATAATCGTGAAATGaccacaatttttttaattatatagtAGTAAAAGAAGTATAAAGGAAGGTAGGcttttttatttgaagaaaacgtaaagaaatattaaattctaaaaaatattagcattaaaaataaaaggaaagaagcactaaattaagaaaaagaaaagagaatatgGAAACAAGTTTGACCACTGGGCCAAAGAGAGACGAAACTAAATGTATCATATTTTACTATAGTGTTTTAGAACGCCAATATTTTGGAAAAGTGCAATATTCATACCATTTTCCTAATTGATAAACACGTTGTatataatctttttttaaaaaaaattgaagaggAATTATCGGTCGAGTTCTTCCTATTtctcttctttcatttctttcagTTTGAGCGAAAATCCAATAGGTAGTGATTGGAGTCAACTCCACCATGGGAATTGTTCCTAATCTCAATTCCGATCAACTCCAATTCTTTCACTCTCACGGTACCTTTCAATCCTTCTTCCATCATCTTCGCACTTCCAATTTCCATAATTTTCGCTTACCCaacttctcctcctcctcctcctcctcttttCTTTACCTTTCTTGCAGGTTATCTTGTGATTGAATCATTCGCCACTCCTGATGAAGTTCATGCCATGAGAAACCGGATGGAACTGTTGCTTCATGGATTTGACTGCTCCACTTCCTCTGTTTTCTCTACTGTTAATCAGGTTTTTCTTTGATACCAAATTTCTATCTGCTAACGTTATGCTCTGTTAATGTTGATGTATTCTTTTTCTACAGCAGCTGTCTACCGACGATTACTTCCTCCAAAGCGCTGAGAatatttccttcttttttgaGGGTATCTACAATTTCTACTTACGTATTTTATTGCGATAATTTCGtatcgtttttttttctttttttttttttccttcccgTGTTGAGGAACATTAAATGTGGACATGATTTGGTCTTGGATGAGACTGTCTTCAAATATTCATTTCAGGCTAGGATTTAGTAACTCCAACTAAATGATCAATGTGTAAAACTTGTTCTGTTATTGTCGTGAAAATAAGAATTGAATATGCTATTGACATGTCTTTTAATACTTAGTTTCCATAAGTATGGTTCATGCTAATTGGCCCCCTTTTTTATTTCTCCTCCTTTTTTGTAGAAAAAGCATTTGGAGAGAATGGAAACTTGAAACAAGGAAAGGAGCTCTCAATTAACAAAGTTGGTCATGGTTCGTATTTGTCTATTTTAGCAGACTGTTGACATAATCGAAACTTTTGATCTGTCTTTTTTATCTCTTTAGCATGGGTTTCAATTTTACCTTCGCTTACTTGGGTTTAACTATACTCCTCCTAACTTTTGTTACTTTCTCTTGGCCTTGGTGACTCAAAATGGTTGTTCTCCAGAAGCTTATGAAAACCTTAGAATGGAGCGTTATCTTTTGTTACTTTCTTTTAACTGAACCTCCCTTTTGCAGCATTACATGAGTTAGACCCAGTTTTCAAAAGCTTCTCCGACTCTGAGAAGTTTTCAGGTTTATTGTTGTCATTGGGATACAAGAGGCCGATAGCCATTCAGTCTATGTACATATTTAAGGTTCTCTCTACATTGCAGTATAACTTATCAATACtagtttattaatttattcCATTAAGTTAATGATACAATAATTTTTGGAAAACTCACTGACAGCAACCAGGTATTGGAGGTGAAGTAGTGCCTCACCAGGATAACTCGTTTCTTTACACTGAACCAACTACATGCACAGGGCTGTGGCTGGCACTTGAAGATGCAAATACGACAAATGGCTGTCTTTGGGCTATTCCTGGATCACATAAAAGTATCCCCTCAAAAGCCACTTCTTAGATAGTGGAAATGTCTTTCCTGGTGTCtgattaattatatttcttGTTGATTTTTGTTGTTTCTAGATGGACTTGTTAGAAGGTTTCTTAGAGGCGACAAAGGAGTGTACTTTGATCAGCCTTCTCCTACTTACGACAAGAAAGATTTTGTGCCTATTGAAGTGAAAGCTGGATCTTTGGTTGTCATTCATGGAGACGTTATTCATCAAAGGTATGTCATTTGTGGAAGGAATATTAAAACCGTTTTATTAGTTGTACCAtgatttgtctttaaatttataccatagtcaattttttattttttattttatttattttaagcAACTTTTCTTGTGTTCCCATCCATATAGAGACAAAAGTATTCTGATTCATTCTGAGCATTTTTTAAGTGACACTGCATACCAAATGAGTAAAGAttctcccttactaaatatGATATTAAGATTGATAATAACAAAAAACATGGGATTGACTCACAAAACAACACAAGAACTAAGAACATGATAACAACTAATCACAAGAGAGCTGCACTCTCCCTTTCTTGAACATATACAAAATTCAAGATAGCTAACCCTAGCCAAAACGAAAGCTTAAATACTGACATTCCCTTGCTGCTCATACAACCCAGGACCGCAACCAGCTAATGCTAATGATGCTAATTCATATAAAATGAGATGTAGTTTTTTTATGGTTTTACAATATCTCACAATTTGTGTTCGTTCAGAGGCAATTGGTTAATATTGAACTTCTACATCACCATATGTTAAGTCTGGTTTATTTTTCTAAGCACCATGAGGAGCATGAGCTAACTCTCCAAGAGTTTTATGTTTTTCCTTGAAATGTAAATTATGATAATGTTATCTCCAAGCTGATTGCTGTCCAATTTCTCTGATATGTGTGAACTATAGCTTTGAGAATCAGT
This window encodes:
- the LOC103502875 gene encoding phytanoyl-CoA dioxygenase isoform X4 translates to MGIVPNLNSDQLQFFHSHGYLVIESFATPDEVHAMRNRMELLLHGFDCSTSSVFSTVNQLSTDDYFLQSAENISFFFEEKAFGENGNLKQGKELSINKVGHALHELDPVFKSFSDSEKFSGLLLSLGYKRPIAIQSMYIFKQPGIGGEVVPHQDNSFLYTEPTTCTGLWLALEDANTTNGCLWAIPGSHKNGLVRRFLRGDKGVYFDQPSPTYDKKDFVPIEVKAGSLVVIHGDVIHQSFENQSPKSRHAYSLHVVDTEGCVWAQDNWIRRKVQLEPLYET
- the LOC103502875 gene encoding phytanoyl-CoA dioxygenase isoform X2 translates to MGIVPNLNSDQLQFFHSHGYLVIESFATPDEVHAMRNRMELLLHGFDCSTSSVFSTVNQLSTDDYFLQSAENISFFFEEKAFGENGNLKQGKELSINKVGHALHELDPVFKSFSDSEKFSGLLLSLGYKRPIAIQSMYIFKQPGIGGEVVPHQDNSFLYTEPTTCTGLWLALEDANTTNGCLWAIPGSHKNGLVRRFLRGDKGVYFDQPSPTYDKKDFVPIEVKAGSLVVIHGDVIHQSFENQSPKSRHAYSLHVVDTEGCVWAQDNCVDATRVEEDDACNESWYI
- the LOC103502875 gene encoding phytanoyl-CoA dioxygenase isoform X3; its protein translation is MGIVPNLNSDQLQFFHSHGYLVIESFATPDEVHAMRNRMELLLHGFDCSTSSVFSTVNQQLSTDDYFLQSAENISFFFEEKAFGENGNLKQGKELSINKVGHALHELDPVFKSFSDSEKFSGLLLSLGYKRPIAIQSMYIFKQPGIGGEVVPHQDNSFLYTEPTTCTGLWLALEDANTTNGCLWAIPGSHKNGLVRRFLRGDKGVYFDQPSPTYDKKDFVPIEVKAGSLVVIHGDVIHQSFENQSPKSRHAYSLHVVDTEGCVWAQDNWIRRKVQLEPLYET
- the LOC103502875 gene encoding phytanoyl-CoA dioxygenase isoform X1 translates to MGIVPNLNSDQLQFFHSHGYLVIESFATPDEVHAMRNRMELLLHGFDCSTSSVFSTVNQQLSTDDYFLQSAENISFFFEEKAFGENGNLKQGKELSINKVGHALHELDPVFKSFSDSEKFSGLLLSLGYKRPIAIQSMYIFKQPGIGGEVVPHQDNSFLYTEPTTCTGLWLALEDANTTNGCLWAIPGSHKNGLVRRFLRGDKGVYFDQPSPTYDKKDFVPIEVKAGSLVVIHGDVIHQSFENQSPKSRHAYSLHVVDTEGCVWAQDNCVDATRVEEDDACNESWYI